The Malus sylvestris chromosome 8, drMalSylv7.2, whole genome shotgun sequence genomic interval ACAATAAtcaacatatttattttttttttaaattgatttaagaaaaaaattagcctaagttcattctttaataattccggactaaaattttagggcagtagggttggagcaaaaaagatgtttctgggctaaaagccaaattttccgggctaaaaaatttggcttttagcccaagggttgaagatggtctaagtgtattaaaaaattaagattttggaggatttcattaagttgtggattttgtgggatttgaaagcaaaaaatatgtataaccaaaattaaaaagaatccaacctcactcacctctaggatttcaaatccttctcccacaatccattcaaattccttaaaatccatatgaattttgtaggaGATTTTAATCCTCTTAAATCCTATCAAATCTAtcacttttaaaatcctttaaaatcttagttTGACTACATCCCCTAAAAATGTttctaaagaaaatattttttatttattttaaaagtacttgaaGAAGCACTaattatgtcacatcccgcccCGGACCTTCACtacatcccgagctcgactctactgtagcacgatattatccgctttgggccccaaccacgccatCACGATTTTTGTTTCTGAAAACTCACAAGAGAACTtcctaatgggtcacccatcctggaatTGCTCTCGCTGTgatctcacttaacttcggagttcatgtggaacccgaagccagtgagcttccaaaaaacTTCAtgctagatagagatgagaatatacatataaggctttgATGATCTAACGATCTATCCCCCTTAGGGACCCGACGTCCTTGTTGGTACacttccggccaaggattgactctgtttatatcatatttagggtctcgtatttagatctcgtacaaatactcgggggacttaaatgtaattacgtgataaaggaatgggcaaatatgtactaagtgaggatcccttattctataaaaggactcctcacccttacaattgggggaggccatttctaaagccttctcacccctctcatattcagaggttctctccttcacctctcagataaatacaatatcagtgtggatgtagcccaaaccttggggtgaaccacaatacatcttgtgttatttacatttcatgcagattcacggtcgatttacgttgtttcaagaccttcggttttgtgcatcaacatttggcgcagtctatgggaatcgatacgaaaagttgtgtcggttttctttcattttttcacatccgccgtggatctgcaaaatctgcaaaaacccaaaaaaccaaaagcaatcacacaaaaaaaacccAAGGAATAAAATTTGTCATCTCTCTGTCTTGTAGAGCTTTTAAGACCCACACGGACTCCAACCCATCGCAAAAATCCTTTCCCTTACAACCCAGATCCGGTGGGACGCCATTCGCAATCCCCAACCCCCATAATCCTCAGCCATGGTTTCGGCGTCTCTCAAAGCCGTGATGCTGACTTACGTCCAGTACCAGAGAGGTGACCAATTAGGTCACTTCCTCACTTAGATTTCCCTCGTCCCAGTATTCATCAACTTCGGCGGCTTCTTCTGCCGTGAACTCCTCCACGGCATGTTCTTCTTCGTCTCAGCCcacagatctctctctctctctctcgctcgcaCTCTGCGTTTCTATGAACTTGAAACCTTCAACAACCACTGCTCCTCTACAAAACCAGAAAAACCCTAACAATCATTCATCGAAACCGAAGCCAAGGGACTTCCTGAGCCACCTCGAAGCCTACCTCGCGAAGCGAGATGGCGTTGACAAGCTCATCAAGGTATCTCGGTACGCCACCAAGATCGTCTTTGCCTCCTCCGTCATTCTAGAAACCCTGCCCCTAACGTAACGGCTTAAGAGCTTCGAGTCGGGCGTCGGCGTCAGTCGCAAGGCCTTCCGGTTAGGTAAGTTCATCCAGGACGTTAACGCTCTGAGGAGCTCGAACTTTGTTTCAAATCAGGAGCACGTACTGGCAGTAATCGCCTACGACGGTGAGAGactgtattttttttcattaaacagTTCGTCTGGCTGGTCAAATCTGGATTGATCTATAAGAAACACTCGCGGAATTTGCAGAAGATCAGCGCCTGGGCCGAATTCATCCGGTACGCAACATCATTTCATTGAAATTTAGGGATTTGAATCGGATCTCAAAAGACAAAAATTGCGTGAAATCGAGCATTGAGATCGCGATCACGAGAGGGAACAtgcgtgagagagagagagatgaaaggTTTGGAGAGTGACTGAGCAGAGGAGAAACTCTGCGAATGTCGTTCAAGACACTGGGCTAAATTATAACTATTGTGTCTAGGAGTCAGACATCGCAACTGGCTACGGGGTTGGTGCATTTTTGTTCTTCTTGGTAGGTAACGAGCAACTTTTGAAATAACAGGCTGAGATGACTCAAGCTTTGGGAACATTCATGAGTGTGTACTACAAGTCCAAGAAGGGAAGGAAGACCGAGAATGAGATGCATGAAGCTGAGCAAGCCATCCTTGAAACTCCTATCACCGAGCTCTGATGTTGTTCGAGTGTTTTTCGTATGGATCACAAGTTGTGGACTCGTGGACCATGGAGCGCTAGGAATAGAAAAGGGAGGCTTTCCTCATATGCCATCTACAATCTACAAAGTAAAAGCAGGGAACCAGAGTGCCATCTGCAATCTACAAAGTAAAAACAGAGAACTTGAGTGCCATTTGCAATCTGCAAAAAAAAGCCAagtaaagaaaagaattttactttacttttgtctgccatctgcaaaacagaaagcaaaaggagagaagagaaaaaaaaaattgggttttgACTGAGCACATGCACGACTGCAGCGCAAAGACAGATACAAAGATAAAGAGAGGTGTGGCGgaaaagaaaaagcagaaagcaaaagcaaggaataaacaccccaccagaatgatgtgatttacttttcttattttttaatgatgtatttttcttatctttcagagacatctgtataaaccccattagagggtaatcagtaaaaaaaaaaaaaacgggaaagcccaaaataaatgggctggaatgttgtgtggagggcaaaggcccataagcccaaaatagcaccaaccaggtgatcaaaagtacgtatagtactccacaattattcggtaaatcgccgctattaccaccaaccaggtgatcaaaagtacgcctagtactccaaaattattcggcaacccgccgctattaccaccaaccaggtgatgaaatgtacaacccgtactctaatatcatttggcaactagccattcatgctaccaaccaggtgatgaaatgtacaacccgtactctccttcatgccaccaactaggtgatcaaaagtacgctcagtacttcaaatcatacttgagcattactcatgtcaatcatacataaacattcatgagcatcactcattcaatcatacataaacattcatgaccatcactcatgttaacattcataagcatcactcatgtcaaccaggtgatgaaatgtacaacctgtactctaatatcatttggcaactagccattcatgccaccaaccaggtgatgaaatgtacaacccgtactctccttcatgccaccaactaggtgatcaaaagtacgcccagtacttcaaatcatacatgagcattactcatgtcaatcatacataaatattcatgagcatcactcattcaatcatacataaacattcatgaccatcattcatgaccatcactcatgttaacattcataaacatcactcatgacaacatctatgagcatcactcatgtcaatcaacataaacattcatgagcatcactcgtgtcaatcagcttcaaaagcttcatttatagagctttagcttcaaaagcttcatttacaaaagctccagcttcgaaagcttcatttacaaaagctttagcttcaaagcttcacttgcaaaggttcacctacaaagctttagtgcagggcatacaaataccgcatccgaacaacagccacttcggcccatacatggattcaatttgaagtcttcaaccaacatactctattgaccgaagacttgggggactacattatgtaccatatattgggcctcaactgggcctcatgaaaaatacttgggagacttagcccattatttatgtattaaagagcgatcccttattctataaaagggattccctcactttcattacagagcacccattattcatgtattgaggagtgagctattattctataaaatggactctctCACAtttattagagagcaacgccgccagctgagcaaccgcctcgccgcgagcatcactcctagcccatcacttctgtattgaggagcgatcccttattctataaaagggactcccttaccaccattagagagcatcgccgcctactgagcagcCGCCTCgttgcgagcatcaactctagcccatcatttatgtattgaggagcgatcccttattctataaaaggaactctctcaccttcaaacgccacaaagccaagccaaccaaggcaacataagccacgagtcgagcagcctcgcagcgtgtgctacttctagttgagcatcatttcagattgagcactgccttatatcgagcatcagttcaagacagtatatagttacttcggcccacacatggactgaatttcaagtcttcaaccaaaagactctcttgactgaagactcaagggactactgtttataccatatttagggcctcgtatttagatctcgtacaaatactcgagggacttaaatgtaattatgtgataagggaatgggcaaatatgtaataagtgaggaacccttattctataaaaggactcctcaccctcacaattggaggagaccatttctgaagccttctcacccctttcacccctctcacatcctCTCTTatattcagaggttctctccctcacctctcagataaatacaatatcagtgtggacgtagcccaaaccttggggtgaaccacgatacatcttgtattatttacattttatgcagattcacggtcggatttacgttgttccaagacctccggttttgtgcatcaacagactctaataccaaattgttaCATCCCCGCTTGGACcctcaccacatcccaggctcgactgcaccgtaacacgatattgtccgctttggaccccTACCACgacctcacgattttgtttccgagaactcacacgagaactttccagtgggtcacccatcctagaatTGCTCTTGCTGTGATCTCGCTTAACTTAAGAGTTTCTACAgaatccgaagccaatgagtttCCAAAATGCATCATGATAGGTAGAGATGagttagaggatccactccccagGGTGATGACAAATTACGTGCTTCTTGTAAAAAAACATTTCTAATGTTTTTAAATGCACTCTAGCTATTTTAAATGCATTTCCAAATGAGTTCTCTAAATCTAAATTGAACATACACAATTgcaagaaattcaaaagctgCTTTGGACAAATGTATAAATGTAAGTATCGATTTGATATAATAGTTTAGAAGTAATAACGTGGggatattaacaaaaaaaaaaatttaaggagCTTAGAATCAAATTTAAAGTTGAGATGGCAATGTGGAAATAAGGCTTAAACGTTtcctaaaatagaaaaaataaaataatttaaaagagTTACAAATTATGGAAAGTTAAAGCGACATTAACATTAATAAACACAGAGAAATTAAAACGTTCAATGGGCCTAATGTAATTCCGCCAAACATCAAGGTCATTGCTTTCCagcttttcccaatttaaaaataaataaacaacgaaaaaaattttgaaagatgaaaatataaaaaaattaaaaagagtaaTAAAATCATCAGCTGTACCCACTCCCACCCAATCCATCTGATTTTATAGcacctcttctctctctctccccttgttctcctcctcctccactgTCACTGATTCCGCGCTCTTCACATTCCCGAAAGGCCGAAGCTTTCAGTGGCGGGACCAAAGAGCTCCTCGTTCGAATCAGTCGTCGAAAGCGGCAGCATTTTTTATGCTCTCGAAGCACCGAAGGCCCACACTGTTCGGCGCTTTCGAATCGAAACCCCAAAAGCCCAAAGGGGTCTCCGTCgatttttgtttctctttcaGAAGGGAAATAGATTATTTCGTAGGTTAAATTATTGGGTCAATTTGAAATGCAGAAGAGCCAGCGATTTTTGTGGGTTTTAAAGCCGATCGGAAACTCGCCGGCAATTTGATGGAATCGGTGCCCATAGTTTTTCAGTTTCCCGCATTTCATGGAGGTGATTATGCGGCGTCGTCCATGTCCCTCTCTCAGATTCGCCGTTGTTGTCCTCAAGGTGAGCTCTTTCAGCTTTTTCAGTTTTattattcagtttttttttttttaatttctttgacGATTTGAGGTTTgagtttttttgggtttttttcccTCGAAAATTTCAGTTAGGAGTTAATggtgtgtttggttgctgacaAATTGCGGGAAGAGATGGGAAAATCTGGGATTTTGGTACTTTGATTAGTTGTCtgttatatgttttctttgttatttcATATTCCCGGGAACCAAACAGCGGGTTAGGGCTTTTTACTTTGATTGGGTTCATGGAAGCAGCTGTGTTTAGTACGGAATGGATTTCCACTTTCCAAGCTATTTGCTTTTGCTTGTGTATGCTTCCATCTAATTAAACTTTCCTTTTGTGGAAACTGTTCACTATGTTGAGGGTTCACATTtcagtttcttttgttttttatttgaaaagatTTTAGCTTtcagtttcttttgttttttatttgaaaagatTTTAGCTGATATGTGGGTTGGGTTTGGTCAATTGTTAGTGTTCATGTTCTTTGAGGTTGAAGCAGATTTGGGTCGAAGCATTCACTTTCATGTGCTAATTTGAGCTATTAGGATTCGGAAACTTCGTAGTTGACATCTGTTCAGCTGTTCTGAGACTATATATGTTAGATCTgccttttcttttggttttgtgAATGTGTTGGAATTGTGTGTATAATGGTTGATCTTTCACCACCCAATTTGTGTTTGAACAATAAATTTGAGTTTCTACCAAGAATCCAGCTGTTAAAGTTGCTCACTTTCATGACATATGTGGTTCTTTTTGGCGTTGCTTCAGGTTATTTTGCTATTTTTATGGTTGGAAGCTAGTAATGCAACATTCCAAGAAGGCACAGTTCAAGGGCAAAGCCCAGAATTGTTATCCGATAGCATCGTTTCACATTCCTGCATTCATGACCAGATAATCAAACAGCGGAGGAGACCTGGTCGCAAAGTGTACACTGTTACCCCGCAGGTGTATGAGAGGTCTAGTGTATCAAAACCCCTTCACCAAAAGGGTAGGGCATTACTTGGAATTTCCAAGTGCTCGGTACATCAGAAGGATGTTAAACGGCCTATtagaatatttttaaattatgatGCTGTTGGTCACTCTCCTGATAGAGATTGTCGAAATGTTGGCGATGTTGTGAAGCTTGGGGAGCCACCTGTGATTTCAATTCCTGGCACTCCTTCTTGTAATCCTCATGGTGATCCTCCAATTTCTGGTGACTGCTGGTATAACTGCACCTTGGATGATATAGCTGGGAAGGACAAAAGGCAACGCCTCCGCAAGGTTAGATTGTGCTTTGTTTTCCTCCTGACTTATTCGTCCGAGTTAGTACCTCATTTAACGAATGTATATTGTTCCTGTTCTACTTTGTTTGTACTGCTTCATGTCTCTGGGTTCTGCGTAATCAAACAGTTCTATTTCATAGAAAATATAATGTGCACATGATAGTTGAATTTATTGGCAGTGCTGCATGCTAAACAGCCCAGGTAAATTTAAGCATGCATGAAACTAATCTTCCGATGTATTTAAATGCAGGCTCTAGGGCAGACTGCAGACTGGTTCAAGAGAGCCTTAGCTGTTGAACCTGTGAGGGGGAACTTGCGGTTGAGTGGGTATTCAGCATGTGGCCAGGATGGAGGCGTACAATTGCCACGTGAATATGTTGAAGGTATCTTACTTGCAGATTGGGTGTTGCGTATCAAGCTCATTTCTTCATTTGAGTTTTGTATTTAGCGGCAAGTCTTGATATGTGCTCACACACTAGTATACTATCCTTTTAACATAGTGTTGATCTTTTTCAGAGGGTGTTGCTGAAGCAGACTTGGTTCTTCTGGTGACAACAAGACCAACCACTGGGAACACCCTTGCATGGGCAGTGGCTTGCGAACGTGATCAATGGGGTCGTGCAATTGCAGGTAATTCATTGATTTAGCATCGTTTTCAATTGACATAGTTGTGCCTTTCTTGCAATAGAACTCAGGACTGATagtatctttttctttttggatgTAGGACATGTAAATGTTGCTCCTCGCCATCTGACAGCTGAAGCAGAAACTTTACTTTCTGCTACTCTCATACATGAGGTCAGTGGGCttttaatgaaatttaaaaacatGGGATGTGCTTTCTTACTGATTAGAATGCGTGATCCTTCCAGGTTATGCATGTTCTCGGTTTTGATCCCCATGCATTTGCTCATTTTAGggatgaaaggaaaagaaggcgTAGTCAGGTAAAGACTATTACTAATGCATCAAAATCTTCCTTTACAACCACGTGAAATCTATgtattttggttttaacttCTGGAACCTTCAAATAATACAGTACTACCACTATCATTGTCCCCATTCTTCAGACCTTTATTATTTGTATCCATCTAGGTGCTTTGGAATTGCAAGAATTGAGATACGCTCCTTTACTAGAATTTGAGTTCTGCCTTTAGCAGTTATCCCCATTGTATTAGTAAATGGTCCATTGAGTGAAATTTTAACCTGCATGCTACATTCTAACCGTATTCAATGTACgagaaatttattttttcttcttcttttgaaaGCATAATCATTGCATCTTGTCACAACAGTTTCAGAGACGATAGTCAAATATTTCAAATATCATGATCTGCATAAGAGCCTGTAGGAACTTTTAGTATTTATTTGAGCTTTTAgtatttccttttgtttttttcgtCTGAAATGCATTATGAAAATTATATGATGTTTTATTGTTGCTTGATTATGGAAAATTAATTGACACTCTGGCCCCAAAATTTTTCCTGTTATCCATTTTCAGGTTACAGAACAAATTATGGATGAAAAGCTTGGGCGGATGGTGACTCGTGTGGTGCTTCCACGTGTTGTCATGCATTCAAGACATCATTATGCGGTAATTGTCAGCCCTTTTTTTTATGCATGGATTTGCTGTGCTGCTCAAGaaaactatatattttctaagaaaattattttaagACACAAATGGTTGAATGTTTTTCTGGCAGGCATTCTCTGAGAATTTCACTGGTTTAGAGCTCGAAGATGGTGGAGGACGCGGCACATCAGGTAAAGTTTGTATGCTATGTTGTAGAGGTTATATCACCAATATACTGCATTTGGTTAAATAACTGTAGCGGATTTTTTTCCCCGACTGATAACAACAAAGTTGTGATAGCATTTTGATGTTTAATAATACTCATTGTACATCTATAAACTTTTAGGGTCACACTGGGAGAAAAGACTTCTAATGAATGAAATTATGACGGGGTCAGTGGATACAAGATCTGTGGTTTCAAAAATGACACTCGCTTTGCTAGAAGATAGTGGATGGTACCAGGCCAATTATAGTATGGCAGAGAATCTTGATTGGGGCCGCAACCAAGGAACTGAATTTGTGACTTCCCCTTGCAATCTCTGGAAGGGGGCATATCATTGCAACACAACCCAATTGTCAGGATGTACATACAACAGAGAAGCTGAAGGTTACTGTCCGATTGTAAGTTACAGTGGAGACCTACCCCAGTGGGCACGCTATTTTCCACAGGCTAACAAAGGTGTGGTTTTTGCATTTATAATTTACATTATTATCTTTGAACTGGTTTGTATAAGCATATTTGTGCTATATTATAATATCTGTTAACCATAATACTTGGTTTGGTGCTTGATGTGAATTCTGTTGTCCTGTGACGTTTCCAGGTGGTCAGTCCCCACTGGCTGATTATTGCACCTATTTCGTTGCTTACTCTGATGGGTCATGTACTGACACTAACAGCGCACGGCCACCTGACAAAATGTTGGGTGAAGTACGAGGAAGTAACTCTAGGTGAGATTTTAAAGTCAATTACACCTTATTAAAATAGGAAATTGCTTTCCTATGGATGCTGGATGCAGTTGAAAATAGCAGCATGTTGCTAATGAGTGTTCATCTTGTTACTTGTAGGTGTATGGCTTCATCATTGGTACGTACAGGGTTTGTACGGGGTTCGATGACCCAAGGAAATGGATGTTATCAGCACAGATGTGTTAATAATTCATTAGAGGTTTGTCATTCCAATGATTCTTTTTCATCTGCTCTAGTTTATCGGGTGCGCATGGGGTATCATGGTAGCTTTATCAACCATAGAGTAGACAAGCATCATCTTTATATTTGAACCTGCTTCATGTTTTTTCCCCTGCAAATTTCAGGTAGCTGTGGATGGTATGTGGAAAGTATGTCCTGAAGCTGGTGGACCCCTTCAGTTCCCAGGATTTAATGGTAATGATGCTGTTCTATCATTTTTCCCTCTCAGTCTTGTTGTGGGGGCGTTACCGtgattaaaacttgaaaatgttCCTCTTTCAGGTGAATTGTTATGCCCGGCATACCATGAACTCTGCAGTAAAGGCCTAGTTCCTGCAAATGGACAATGTCCAAAGTCGTGCAATTTCAATGGAGACTGTATTGAAGGAAGGTGCCACTGTTTTCTAGGGTTTCATGGTTCTGATTGTAGTAAACGTGAGCTCCTAATTCTTTTCCACCCTTTATAATCAGCACGCAAGATGCAATTACACCAAGTTATGATGCACCATTTACGTAAAACCACTTCTGAAATTATGACTTTTACAGGCACCTGCCCGAGCAACTGTAATGGACGTGGAAGCTGCCTGTCTAATGGGCTGTGTGAATGTAATAAAGGGTACACAGGCGTTGACTGCTCCACTGGTAtgccctcttttttttttcttgtttttccatTCCAGTTTGTCTATATGGCAAACGTAGCCAACTCGAGAATAATCATCCATATTTCAGACACTTGACTGATGCTGGGTGAAGGGTTTTAGGACCACCGTCTAAATTCTTTGCACCGTGTCAAAGAGTCCTTTTCATCCTCTGCGTTCACGATGACTGCTAATATTCTGGCAGTTAGCTGTTTTCTGAAAAGTTTGCTCTTGTATCGGCAGCGGTTTGTGATGAGCAATGCAGCCTTCACGGAGGTGTTTGTGATGATGGAGTCTGTGAATTCCGCTGCTCTGACTA includes:
- the LOC126632151 gene encoding uncharacterized protein LOC126632151; translated protein: MEVIMRRRPCPSLRFAVVVLKVILLFLWLEASNATFQEGTVQGQSPELLSDSIVSHSCIHDQIIKQRRRPGRKVYTVTPQVYERSSVSKPLHQKGRALLGISKCSVHQKDVKRPIRIFLNYDAVGHSPDRDCRNVGDVVKLGEPPVISIPGTPSCNPHGDPPISGDCWYNCTLDDIAGKDKRQRLRKALGQTADWFKRALAVEPVRGNLRLSGYSACGQDGGVQLPREYVEEGVAEADLVLLVTTRPTTGNTLAWAVACERDQWGRAIAGHVNVAPRHLTAEAETLLSATLIHEVMHVLGFDPHAFAHFRDERKRRRSQVTEQIMDEKLGRMVTRVVLPRVVMHSRHHYAAFSENFTGLELEDGGGRGTSGSHWEKRLLMNEIMTGSVDTRSVVSKMTLALLEDSGWYQANYSMAENLDWGRNQGTEFVTSPCNLWKGAYHCNTTQLSGCTYNREAEGYCPIVSYSGDLPQWARYFPQANKGGQSPLADYCTYFVAYSDGSCTDTNSARPPDKMLGEVRGSNSRCMASSLVRTGFVRGSMTQGNGCYQHRCVNNSLEVAVDGMWKVCPEAGGPLQFPGFNGELLCPAYHELCSKGLVPANGQCPKSCNFNGDCIEGRCHCFLGFHGSDCSKRTCPSNCNGRGSCLSNGLCECNKGYTGVDCSTAVCDEQCSLHGGVCDDGVCEFRCSDYAGYSCQNSTMLQSSLKVCKDVLENVNSGAGQHCAPSEPSILQQLEDVVVMPNYHRLFPGGARKLFSIFGTSYCDTTAKQLACWISIQKCDKDGDNRLRVCYSACQSYNSACGASLDCSDQTLFSSKDEAQGQCTGSSGMRTSWISSIQDWFSSNSSSKGTSVKN